One genomic segment of Gemmatimonas aurantiaca includes these proteins:
- a CDS encoding carbon starvation CstA family protein, with the protein MSRLLKTLPWIGLALLGAGALAMIALNRGERISAAWLLTAAVCVYLIGYRFYSRIIAMDIFALDATRATPAERMNDGRDYVPENKWIVFGHHFAAIAGPGPLVGPTLAAQFGFLPGALWILVGVVLGGAVQDFVILCASVRRDGKSLGQMAKDEIGSVAGTIALVSILGIMIILIAVLALVVVNALRDSPWGTVTIGLSIPIAIMMGGYLRWVRPGRVLEATAGGLALLFLSLYIGKWVSESATWAPVFTLSGTTLSFSIMIYGFFASVLPVWLLLAPRDYLSAFVKIGVVVALGVGILWVLPDLEMPAVTKFVDGTGPVFAGKLFPFAFITIACGAISGFHALISSGTTPKLLRREPDARLIGYGGMLIESAVAIMALIAACVLTPGIYFAINSPAVAIGTTAASAADAINGWGLFATISAADLETLARQVGEHSLLSRTGGAPSLAVGMAHLFSRALGGEGAMAIWYHFAIMFEALFILTTLDAGTRVGRFMLQDLLGNVYKPLGRVSWYPAVLICSALFVMMWGYFLYQGVTDPLGGINSLWPLFGISNQLLAIVALCVGTTVIVKMGKAKYSFVTLIPLVWLVIVTFSAGSAKIFSDDPKLGFLSHARMLSDQIASGTLPANIPSAAAAQRMIFNDRLDAAVAAFFLLSVVAILVASIREWMAVMSGQKKPVSSETPYQRTQLSGA; encoded by the coding sequence GTGTCCCGTCTGCTGAAAACCCTTCCCTGGATCGGTCTGGCTCTTCTCGGTGCCGGCGCGCTCGCCATGATCGCGCTCAATCGTGGAGAGCGGATCAGTGCCGCATGGCTTCTCACGGCCGCGGTCTGCGTCTATCTGATCGGCTACCGGTTCTACAGCCGGATCATCGCCATGGACATCTTCGCACTCGATGCGACCCGGGCCACGCCCGCGGAACGGATGAACGATGGCCGTGACTACGTGCCGGAGAACAAGTGGATCGTCTTCGGACACCACTTCGCCGCCATCGCCGGCCCCGGGCCGCTGGTGGGCCCCACACTCGCCGCACAGTTCGGCTTCCTGCCGGGCGCCCTCTGGATTCTCGTCGGTGTGGTGCTCGGCGGCGCCGTGCAGGACTTCGTGATTCTCTGCGCGTCGGTGCGCCGTGACGGCAAATCGCTCGGTCAGATGGCGAAGGACGAAATCGGCAGCGTGGCCGGTACGATCGCGCTGGTGTCGATCCTGGGCATCATGATCATCCTCATCGCCGTGTTGGCGCTGGTGGTGGTGAACGCCTTGCGCGACAGCCCCTGGGGCACGGTGACGATCGGCCTGTCCATCCCGATCGCCATCATGATGGGTGGGTATCTGCGATGGGTACGTCCGGGCCGGGTGCTCGAAGCCACCGCGGGAGGGCTCGCCTTGCTCTTCCTCTCGCTCTACATCGGCAAGTGGGTATCGGAGTCGGCCACGTGGGCCCCGGTGTTCACGCTGAGCGGCACGACGCTGTCGTTCTCGATCATGATCTACGGCTTCTTCGCCTCGGTGCTGCCGGTGTGGCTGCTGCTCGCCCCGCGTGACTACCTGTCGGCGTTCGTGAAGATCGGTGTGGTCGTGGCACTGGGTGTGGGCATTCTCTGGGTGCTCCCCGACCTCGAGATGCCGGCGGTGACGAAGTTCGTGGACGGCACCGGTCCGGTGTTCGCGGGCAAGCTGTTCCCCTTCGCCTTCATCACGATCGCCTGTGGCGCCATCTCGGGCTTCCACGCCCTGATCTCGTCGGGCACGACGCCCAAGCTGCTGCGTCGTGAGCCCGATGCCCGTCTGATCGGTTACGGCGGCATGCTCATCGAGTCGGCGGTGGCCATCATGGCGCTGATCGCCGCGTGCGTGCTGACGCCGGGCATCTACTTCGCGATCAACTCGCCGGCCGTGGCGATCGGGACGACCGCCGCCAGTGCGGCCGATGCCATCAATGGGTGGGGACTCTTCGCCACCATCTCGGCGGCCGATCTCGAGACGCTGGCCCGTCAGGTGGGCGAACACTCGCTGCTCTCGCGCACCGGTGGCGCGCCCAGCCTCGCCGTGGGCATGGCGCACCTCTTCTCGCGCGCGCTCGGCGGTGAAGGCGCCATGGCGATCTGGTACCACTTCGCCATCATGTTCGAAGCGCTGTTCATCCTGACCACGCTCGATGCCGGCACCCGCGTGGGCCGCTTCATGCTGCAGGACCTGCTCGGCAACGTCTACAAGCCGTTGGGACGGGTGTCCTGGTATCCGGCCGTGCTGATCTGCTCGGCGTTGTTCGTGATGATGTGGGGGTACTTCCTGTACCAGGGCGTCACCGACCCACTCGGTGGCATCAACTCGCTCTGGCCGCTGTTCGGGATCTCCAACCAGCTGCTGGCCATCGTCGCGCTGTGCGTCGGAACGACGGTGATCGTGAAGATGGGCAAGGCGAAGTACTCCTTCGTCACCCTCATCCCGCTCGTCTGGCTGGTCATCGTGACGTTCAGCGCGGGCTCGGCGAAGATCTTCTCCGACGATCCCAAGCTCGGGTTCCTTTCGCATGCGCGCATGCTGAGCGACCAGATCGCCAGCGGCACCCTGCCGGCCAACATCCCGTCGGCTGCCGCAGCACAGCGCATGATCTTCAACGATCGCCTCGACGCGGCCGTGGCGGCCTTCTTCCTCCTGTCGGTGGTCGCGATCCTCGTGGCGTCCATCCGCGAGTGGATGGCCGTCATGTCGGGACAGAAGAAGCCCGTCAGTTCGGAGACCCCGTATCAGCGGACGCAGCTTTCCGGCGCCTGA
- a CDS encoding YbdD/YjiX family protein produces the protein MAPVNSLPGLQSASPFPRLRAAFQRTIAIVRRIIGVPDYETYLEHMRHHYPECTPLDPITFERERMADRYTRPGTRCC, from the coding sequence ATGGCACCTGTGAACTCTCTCCCCGGCCTCCAGTCCGCCTCGCCGTTCCCGCGTCTGCGTGCGGCGTTCCAGCGGACGATCGCCATCGTGCGGCGCATCATCGGTGTGCCCGACTACGAGACCTATCTCGAGCACATGCGCCACCATTACCCCGAGTGCACCCCGCTCGACCCCATCACGTTCGAGCGGGAACGCATGGCGGATCGTTACACCCGCCCGGGCACCCGCTGCTGCTGA
- a CDS encoding prolyl oligopeptidase family serine peptidase, with product MPSILPAQSAGTFDFSIANMMRGPEHYGREPQNVAWSPDGQWLYFQWAPAGAPWNAPARPYRVRAVAGATPELVTDAHMDSVSASLADGVLSRDRTRRAVASRGDLYLFTLKTGAVRRLTQTSSMENDPRFTADDRSLIFQRDGNAYVVDLTTGDLRQLTDIRNGPAPRDAERATGMRGALERQQLELFDVIRDKQRTDSIQRAQRNAAIARALPIVYLPAGERLASLSVSPSLRYAVLTTASGPGGFGPGGGGGGGRGGIGAVGGAAGGAGGAAAGGGAQPRNTDVPNYVTASGFTEDIPSRTKVGDATGRSRAYRLDLATGKLQPLGIIANTLDRPASQVRVASWKADGSAALLTASTPDSKWRYLSTVGDSGDVRIVHALNDSAWVGGPCSQCMGWLPSGRVWYGSEVSGYAHLYSANADGSDTRALTSGKWEVERAELSDDGTWFLLHTSEESPFVRHAYRMASTGGPRTKITREHGGHNITLSPDGKRFADVYSTSNLPWELYVTNADGGNQTRLTVSTSDSFRSRNWLKPAIVKIPASDGIEVPARIYRPQDMGAQPNGGAVMFVHGAGYLHNVHDFWSQYAREYMFNQLLASKGYIVLDVDYRASAGYGRDWRTAIYRWMGGRDLQDHVDASKWLQKEYGIDPERIGLYGGSYGGFMTLMALFTAPKSFGAGAALRSVTDWAHYNQGYTSNILNLPQNDTLAYRRSSPIFFAEGLEDPLLMAHGMVDTNVHFQDIVRLSQRLIELGKTDWELAVYPVEDHGFVRPDSWTDEYRRIFDLFERTIGPNGSKVKK from the coding sequence TTGCCTTCGATACTGCCGGCGCAGTCGGCCGGCACATTCGACTTCTCCATCGCGAACATGATGCGTGGGCCGGAGCACTACGGCCGCGAACCGCAGAACGTCGCCTGGAGTCCGGATGGTCAGTGGCTCTACTTCCAGTGGGCACCGGCAGGCGCACCGTGGAACGCGCCGGCACGCCCGTATCGGGTACGCGCGGTGGCCGGCGCCACGCCGGAGCTGGTGACCGATGCGCACATGGACAGTGTGTCGGCCTCGTTGGCCGATGGGGTGCTGAGCCGCGATCGTACGCGGCGCGCGGTGGCGTCGCGTGGGGATCTCTATCTCTTCACGCTGAAGACCGGCGCCGTACGGCGCCTCACGCAGACGTCGTCGATGGAGAACGATCCCCGTTTCACCGCCGACGACCGTTCGCTGATCTTCCAGCGTGATGGCAACGCCTACGTGGTCGATCTCACCACCGGCGACCTGCGTCAGCTGACGGATATCCGGAATGGCCCGGCACCGCGCGACGCGGAGCGCGCCACGGGCATGCGCGGGGCGCTCGAGCGTCAGCAGCTCGAACTGTTCGACGTCATCCGCGACAAGCAGCGCACCGATTCGATCCAGCGCGCACAGCGCAATGCGGCGATCGCGCGGGCACTCCCTATCGTCTATCTGCCCGCTGGTGAACGCCTGGCATCACTCAGTGTCTCTCCCTCGCTGCGTTATGCCGTGCTGACCACGGCATCGGGTCCGGGAGGTTTTGGTCCGGGTGGTGGCGGTGGTGGTGGTCGCGGCGGCATCGGAGCCGTGGGTGGCGCCGCCGGTGGAGCCGGTGGTGCGGCCGCTGGCGGTGGCGCTCAGCCCCGCAACACGGACGTGCCCAACTACGTGACGGCCAGCGGCTTCACGGAAGACATTCCGTCGCGCACGAAGGTGGGTGATGCCACCGGTCGCTCGCGCGCGTATCGGCTGGATCTCGCCACGGGCAAGCTGCAGCCGCTCGGCATCATCGCCAACACGCTCGACCGTCCGGCGTCGCAGGTGCGCGTGGCCAGCTGGAAGGCCGACGGTTCGGCGGCACTGCTCACCGCCTCGACGCCCGACTCCAAGTGGCGGTATCTGTCGACGGTGGGGGACAGCGGCGATGTCCGCATCGTGCATGCCCTCAACGACAGCGCGTGGGTGGGTGGCCCCTGCTCGCAGTGCATGGGCTGGTTGCCCAGCGGCCGCGTGTGGTACGGCAGTGAAGTGAGCGGCTATGCCCATCTCTACTCGGCCAACGCCGACGGATCGGACACGCGGGCGCTCACCAGTGGCAAGTGGGAAGTGGAGCGCGCCGAGCTGTCGGACGACGGCACCTGGTTCCTGCTGCACACCAGCGAGGAATCCCCGTTCGTGCGGCATGCGTACCGGATGGCGAGCACTGGCGGTCCGCGCACGAAGATCACGCGCGAACACGGCGGTCACAACATCACGCTGAGCCCCGACGGCAAGCGTTTCGCCGATGTGTACTCGACCAGCAACCTGCCGTGGGAGTTGTACGTCACCAATGCCGATGGCGGCAACCAGACCCGTCTCACGGTTTCGACATCGGACTCGTTCCGCTCGCGCAACTGGCTCAAGCCGGCCATCGTGAAGATTCCGGCCAGTGACGGCATCGAGGTGCCGGCGCGCATCTATCGGCCGCAGGACATGGGCGCGCAGCCCAACGGTGGCGCGGTGATGTTCGTGCATGGTGCCGGCTATCTGCACAACGTGCACGACTTCTGGAGCCAGTACGCACGCGAGTACATGTTCAATCAGTTGCTCGCCAGCAAGGGCTACATCGTGCTCGACGTGGATTACCGCGCCAGCGCGGGCTATGGACGCGATTGGCGTACGGCGATCTATCGCTGGATGGGCGGCCGTGATCTCCAGGACCACGTGGATGCGTCGAAGTGGCTGCAGAAGGAGTATGGCATCGACCCCGAGCGGATCGGTCTCTACGGCGGCAGCTATGGCGGCTTCATGACGCTCATGGCGCTGTTCACGGCGCCCAAGTCGTTCGGTGCCGGCGCCGCGCTGCGCAGCGTGACCGACTGGGCGCACTACAACCAGGGATACACCAGCAACATCCTCAACCTGCCGCAGAACGACACGCTCGCCTACCGCCGGTCGTCGCCGATCTTCTTTGCCGAAGGCCTCGAGGATCCGCTCCTCATGGCCCACGGCATGGTCGACACCAACGTGCACTTCCAGGACATCGTGCGCCTGTCGCAGCGGCTCATCGAACTGGGCAAGACCGACTGGGAACTCGCGGTCTATCCCGTGGAAGATCACGGATTCGTGCGGCCGGATTCGTGGACCGACGAATACCGTCGCATCTTCGATCTGTTCGAGCGCACGATCGGTCCGAACGGCAGCAAGGTGAAGAAGTAA
- a CDS encoding M20/M25/M40 family metallo-hydrolase has protein sequence MREGRVPDAWMSTLVDHWRGRQEWILQQQMALTGIAAPTGAESARAMYLATRFRELPDLNVRCDRHGNVCAQVACVAGTGATHAAPLICLAHLDTVFAEDTPLVMRREAQVIHCPGIGDNGRGLAALLMLAHLFDTTSVRQRLTRPIHLVATVGEEGVGNLRGVRGWLDDHAATTDIAPHAMIAIDGPGDEAIVHRALGALRLRLSIAGPGGHSWVDAHTANPVHAIGHLVATITRLADAAEPGTTVAVTRMAGGESLTSVPIAAWAEVDVRSVSSQRLTHLREEILRLAHRCIAEEMARHPRGTLTLQVTVLGERPAGGISEHETLVRAAIAATEASGRTPRHAIASTDANIPLARGIPAIAIGAGGTGGGAHTVDEWYDDRHGNVGIERLVRLVLTLAAA, from the coding sequence ATGCGTGAAGGGCGGGTGCCCGACGCCTGGATGTCCACTCTTGTCGATCACTGGCGTGGTCGGCAGGAGTGGATCCTGCAGCAACAGATGGCTCTGACCGGCATTGCCGCGCCCACGGGCGCCGAATCGGCCCGTGCGATGTATCTGGCGACACGTTTCCGTGAACTGCCGGACCTGAACGTGCGATGCGACCGGCACGGCAATGTGTGCGCGCAGGTGGCGTGTGTGGCAGGCACCGGGGCCACGCACGCCGCTCCACTGATCTGCCTCGCACATCTCGATACGGTCTTCGCCGAAGACACGCCTCTGGTGATGCGCCGCGAAGCACAGGTGATTCACTGTCCGGGCATCGGTGACAATGGTCGTGGGCTCGCGGCGCTGCTGATGCTCGCCCATCTGTTCGACACGACGTCGGTGCGTCAGCGGCTCACCCGTCCCATCCATCTGGTGGCCACGGTTGGTGAGGAGGGCGTGGGCAATCTGCGTGGAGTGCGTGGCTGGCTGGATGACCATGCCGCCACGACCGACATCGCCCCGCATGCCATGATCGCGATCGATGGCCCGGGTGATGAAGCCATCGTCCATCGGGCACTGGGAGCACTGCGTCTCCGGCTCTCGATTGCCGGACCGGGCGGCCACAGTTGGGTCGATGCGCACACCGCCAATCCGGTTCACGCGATCGGCCATCTCGTCGCGACCATCACAAGATTGGCCGACGCCGCGGAGCCCGGGACCACAGTGGCCGTCACCCGGATGGCCGGCGGTGAATCGCTGACATCGGTTCCGATCGCGGCATGGGCGGAGGTCGACGTACGCTCCGTCTCGTCGCAGCGTCTGACACATCTGCGCGAAGAGATTCTGCGTCTCGCCCATCGGTGTATCGCCGAGGAGATGGCGCGTCATCCGCGCGGGACACTGACGTTGCAGGTCACGGTGCTCGGTGAGCGTCCCGCCGGTGGGATCTCCGAACATGAGACGCTGGTGCGTGCAGCCATAGCCGCCACCGAAGCGTCAGGGCGCACGCCGCGGCATGCAATCGCCTCCACGGACGCCAACATTCCTCTCGCCCGTGGCATTCCCGCCATCGCCATCGGCGCCGGAGGCACGGGCGGTGGCGCCCACACCGTCGACGAGTGGTACGACGACCGGCATGGCAACGTGGGGATCGAGCGACTGGTCCGGCTGGTCCTCACACTGGCCGCGGCGTAG
- a CDS encoding galactokinase family protein codes for MSTEDDAIFSRHTLADASVSDSVREAWAQLLRDAHATLDRSGVPAEDRRIWIVPGRIEVLGKHVDYAGGRSLLCTVERALVVVARPRSDGMVVLRDARRRETVSLSIAAPQRGAIPWSVYPRTVIARLARNFGDVITGMDVGFASNLPAAAGVSSSSALTVGLTLAMLRLSDVPRLPRWREAITDRLALAGYIGALENGADFASLGGERGVGTMGGAQDQTAILCCSRGQLDVFRWMPVQHEQSVAWPADHRFVVGVSGVVAAKTGAAKERYNRAARTVHRMVQAWNRHAGESVRTLREAFVSAAGTGQPTEVPEALRAAVQAAAEPDYTARHFDARLDQFFDETFVLVPKAAEALRQGDLTTFGSLVDASQFGAEHALENQIAETVHLHRFARDLGADAASAFGAGFGGSVWAMIPARQAEAFMARWRERYVRAHPVAAQRAQFFVTSPGVSAFEMIG; via the coding sequence GTGTCGACTGAAGACGACGCGATCTTTTCGCGACATACGCTTGCCGATGCCTCGGTGTCGGATTCGGTGCGCGAGGCCTGGGCGCAGTTGCTGCGGGATGCACACGCTACACTCGATCGATCGGGGGTTCCCGCGGAGGACCGGCGCATATGGATCGTGCCCGGCCGTATCGAAGTGCTGGGGAAACATGTGGACTATGCCGGCGGCCGATCGCTGCTGTGCACCGTGGAGCGCGCGCTGGTGGTGGTGGCCCGCCCACGTAGCGATGGCATGGTGGTGTTGCGTGATGCCCGGCGCCGGGAAACGGTTTCGCTTTCGATTGCGGCGCCGCAGCGGGGGGCCATCCCGTGGTCCGTCTACCCGCGTACGGTCATCGCGCGGCTCGCGCGGAATTTCGGCGACGTCATCACCGGAATGGACGTGGGGTTCGCGAGCAATCTGCCGGCGGCCGCTGGTGTGTCCAGTTCGAGCGCGCTGACGGTGGGACTCACGCTGGCGATGCTCCGATTGTCGGATGTGCCCCGGCTTCCCCGCTGGCGCGAAGCCATCACCGACCGTCTCGCCCTGGCTGGGTACATCGGCGCACTGGAGAACGGCGCGGACTTCGCCAGCCTGGGCGGGGAACGCGGGGTGGGAACGATGGGCGGTGCGCAGGATCAGACGGCCATTCTCTGCTGCTCTCGCGGGCAGCTGGACGTGTTCCGATGGATGCCGGTGCAACACGAGCAGTCGGTGGCGTGGCCTGCCGACCATCGTTTCGTGGTGGGCGTGAGTGGAGTGGTTGCGGCCAAGACCGGTGCGGCGAAGGAGCGCTACAATCGGGCCGCACGCACCGTGCATCGCATGGTGCAGGCATGGAATCGCCACGCCGGCGAAAGTGTGCGCACGTTGCGGGAGGCGTTCGTCTCCGCAGCCGGCACCGGGCAGCCGACAGAGGTTCCGGAGGCATTGCGTGCCGCGGTCCAGGCCGCCGCGGAGCCTGACTACACGGCCAGGCACTTCGATGCCCGACTCGATCAATTCTTCGACGAGACGTTCGTTCTGGTGCCGAAGGCCGCCGAAGCCCTGCGGCAGGGCGATCTGACGACGTTCGGCTCGCTCGTGGACGCGTCGCAGTTCGGTGCCGAGCACGCGTTGGAGAATCAGATTGCCGAAACCGTGCATCTGCACCGGTTTGCACGCGATCTCGGGGCCGATGCGGCGAGTGCGTTCGGCGCGGGATTCGGGGGCAGTGTGTGGGCGATGATTCCCGCTCGGCAGGCCGAGGCATTCATGGCCCGATGGCGTGAGCGATATGTGCGGGCGCATCCGGTGGCGGCGCAGCGCGCGCAGTTCTTCGTGACATCGCCGGGCGTGTCGGCGTTCGAGATGATCGGCTGA
- a CDS encoding sugar phosphate nucleotidyltransferase, translated as MIRTAVIMARGLGTRMRRADTAATLDAKQAAVADTGAKGMIPIGRPFLEYLLSALADAGITRVVLVVAPGADPIRHHFTTVAPPHRVQVEFAEQPEPIGTADAVVRAAAVVGHEPFLVLNADNYYPVAAYAALAAETSAGVAAFDRDALVREGNIDAERVRAYAVLDIATDVQSAGLSDVRPDARSAPAKTSLTARLRGIVEKPGESLDLNSPAARWVGMNLWAVTPAIVDACRRVPRSRRGEFELPEAVGLALSEGVEVRVVCMTAPVLDLSQRSDIATVARHLHDVVPRP; from the coding sequence ATGATCCGTACGGCCGTGATCATGGCGCGGGGGCTTGGCACACGCATGCGCCGGGCCGATACCGCGGCCACACTCGATGCGAAGCAGGCGGCCGTCGCGGATACCGGCGCCAAGGGCATGATTCCCATCGGGCGTCCGTTTCTGGAGTACCTGCTCTCGGCGCTGGCGGATGCCGGCATCACCCGCGTGGTGCTGGTGGTGGCGCCCGGTGCCGATCCCATTCGTCATCACTTCACCACCGTGGCTCCTCCGCATCGGGTACAGGTGGAGTTTGCCGAGCAGCCCGAACCCATCGGTACGGCCGATGCGGTGGTGCGCGCTGCCGCAGTGGTGGGGCACGAGCCATTCCTCGTGCTCAACGCGGACAACTACTATCCGGTCGCCGCGTATGCCGCACTTGCCGCCGAGACATCGGCTGGTGTCGCCGCATTCGATCGGGATGCGCTCGTGCGCGAGGGCAATATCGACGCCGAACGGGTGCGTGCGTACGCGGTGCTCGATATCGCCACCGATGTCCAATCCGCTGGCCTATCCGATGTTCGACCCGATGCACGATCCGCTCCCGCAAAGACCAGCCTCACCGCTCGTCTGCGCGGCATCGTGGAGAAACCCGGTGAATCGCTCGATCTGAACAGCCCCGCGGCGCGGTGGGTGGGCATGAATCTGTGGGCGGTGACACCGGCCATCGTGGATGCCTGCCGACGCGTACCGCGATCGCGTCGCGGAGAATTCGAATTGCCGGAAGCCGTTGGCCTCGCGTTGTCGGAGGGCGTCGAGGTTCGGGTCGTCTGCATGACCGCGCCGGTGCTCGATCTGTCGCAACGCAGTGACATCGCCACGGTCGCGCGGCACCTGCACGATGTGGTACCCCGTCCGTGA
- a CDS encoding Gfo/Idh/MocA family oxidoreductase, translating to MSEDGTVSRRTLLGGAAAVAATALVGTPARLLASTDDWRVDLFAPVPSDNGTMLGVPFEKHEVIRIAIVGTGLRGRSVLRELLAIEGVEITALADIVPDKAQRAVDMVTKAGKKAPAVYTNGERDFERLMERHDIDFVYTATPWPWHTPVMLAALRNGKHCASEVPIAMSVEDCWKLVEASEKARRHCLMMENCCYGNSELSVLRMVREGVFGTLLHAEAAYLHDLRSILFEDRDEGLWRRIPHTERDANFYPTHGLGPVAQYLGIHRGDRFDYMVSMSSPEAGLSEWREDKVPKDSPKWQERYRAGDLNSSLIKTAKGRTILLQHDVVNPRPYSRLNNLQGSKAIFNDYPPRLYIDGAPGGERWTPLADLKGQYEHPLWTAVGEMARQGGHGGMDFVMAYRLVQCMREGLAPDFDVYDAVAWSVPFPLSEQSMKKGSAPIKFPDFTRGAWKTSTAPQGPKTTP from the coding sequence ATGTCGGAAGACGGTACGGTTTCGAGACGCACACTGCTCGGTGGCGCCGCGGCGGTTGCCGCGACCGCGCTCGTGGGAACGCCGGCCCGTCTGCTGGCGAGCACGGATGACTGGCGGGTGGATCTGTTCGCGCCCGTACCGTCGGACAACGGCACCATGCTCGGCGTGCCCTTCGAGAAGCACGAGGTGATTCGTATCGCGATCGTGGGCACGGGACTTCGCGGTCGTTCGGTGTTGCGCGAACTGCTGGCCATCGAGGGCGTGGAGATCACGGCGCTGGCCGACATCGTGCCTGACAAGGCGCAGCGTGCGGTCGACATGGTCACGAAGGCCGGCAAAAAAGCGCCGGCGGTTTATACGAATGGCGAGCGCGATTTCGAACGACTGATGGAACGCCACGACATCGACTTCGTGTACACCGCCACGCCGTGGCCCTGGCACACGCCCGTGATGCTGGCAGCACTGCGCAATGGCAAACACTGCGCCAGTGAAGTGCCCATCGCGATGAGCGTGGAAGACTGCTGGAAGTTGGTGGAGGCGTCGGAAAAAGCCCGCCGTCACTGTCTCATGATGGAGAACTGCTGCTACGGCAACAGCGAACTGTCGGTGCTGCGCATGGTACGGGAAGGGGTCTTCGGCACGCTGCTGCATGCGGAAGCCGCGTATCTGCACGATCTGCGCAGCATCCTCTTCGAGGATCGTGACGAAGGCCTGTGGCGTCGCATTCCGCACACCGAGCGCGATGCCAACTTCTATCCCACGCATGGGCTGGGACCGGTGGCGCAGTACCTCGGCATCCATCGCGGCGACCGGTTCGACTACATGGTGTCGATGTCGTCTCCCGAAGCCGGTCTCAGTGAATGGCGGGAGGACAAGGTGCCGAAAGACAGCCCGAAGTGGCAGGAACGGTACCGCGCCGGCGATCTGAACTCGTCGCTGATCAAGACGGCGAAGGGCCGCACCATCCTGTTGCAACACGATGTGGTGAACCCGCGTCCCTATTCGCGTCTCAACAATCTCCAGGGGTCGAAAGCCATCTTCAACGACTACCCGCCCCGCCTGTACATCGACGGCGCGCCCGGTGGTGAACGATGGACGCCGCTCGCCGATCTCAAAGGCCAGTACGAACATCCCCTGTGGACGGCCGTCGGTGAGATGGCCCGGCAGGGCGGCCACGGCGGGATGGACTTCGTGATGGCGTATCGCCTCGTGCAGTGCATGCGCGAGGGACTGGCTCCCGACTTCGATGTGTACGACGCGGTGGCGTGGAGCGTGCCGTTCCCCCTCAGCGAGCAGTCGATGAAGAAGGGCAGTGCGCCGATCAAGTTCCCCGATTTCACCCGCGGGGCGTGGAAGACCTCCACGGCGCCGCAGGGACCGAAAACCACGCCCTGA
- a CDS encoding sugar phosphate nucleotidyltransferase, whose amino-acid sequence MKVIIPLAGKGTRLRPHTHVVPKPMLKVAGRPVMSYVMDDVMRLGNVEQVVYITGHLKDKVEEYTRRTYAIPSVFIEQAVQDGTAGAVALARPHVDQPVLIIFVDTIFDADLGITKDTDADGIIWTKEVEDYQRFGVVVTDADGHMTRIVEKPKEPISKRANIGLYYIRNWKLLYEGIDHVLTTAPNKGEWYLTDAFQYMIDKGAKIKVVDVDGWYDAGQLETLLATNRTMLEKGRARHPATLGPGATIVEPVYIEDGVTIEHATVGPNVSIGTGSTIRHATVRDTVAGDGVQIANAALHDSFLGDQVVVDGVQGRMTLGDHSELRGDR is encoded by the coding sequence ATGAAGGTCATCATCCCGCTCGCCGGTAAAGGCACACGACTCCGTCCGCACACGCACGTGGTGCCGAAGCCGATGCTCAAGGTCGCGGGGCGCCCCGTCATGAGCTACGTGATGGACGATGTCATGCGCCTCGGCAACGTGGAGCAGGTGGTCTACATCACCGGGCATCTCAAGGACAAAGTCGAGGAATACACCCGGCGGACGTACGCGATTCCCAGTGTGTTCATCGAACAGGCCGTGCAGGACGGCACGGCCGGCGCCGTGGCCCTGGCCAGGCCCCATGTGGATCAGCCGGTGCTCATCATCTTCGTGGACACGATCTTCGACGCCGATCTGGGCATCACGAAGGACACCGATGCCGACGGCATCATCTGGACGAAGGAAGTCGAGGACTATCAGCGTTTCGGCGTGGTGGTCACCGACGCCGACGGCCACATGACCCGCATCGTGGAGAAGCCGAAGGAGCCGATCTCCAAACGGGCCAACATCGGTCTCTACTACATCCGCAACTGGAAGCTGCTGTACGAAGGCATCGATCACGTGCTGACGACCGCGCCGAACAAGGGCGAGTGGTATCTCACCGACGCCTTCCAGTACATGATCGACAAGGGCGCGAAGATCAAAGTCGTGGATGTGGACGGCTGGTACGACGCGGGGCAGCTCGAGACGCTGCTCGCCACCAACCGCACCATGCTCGAGAAGGGCCGCGCGCGCCATCCGGCCACGCTCGGTCCGGGCGCGACCATCGTGGAGCCGGTCTATATCGAAGACGGGGTCACGATCGAACACGCGACCGTGGGCCCCAACGTGTCGATCGGCACGGGCAGCACGATCCGCCACGCCACCGTGCGCGATACCGTGGCCGGTGACGGCGTGCAGATTGCCAATGCCGCACTGCACGACTCGTTCCTCGGCGACCAGGTGGTGGTGGACGGGGTGCAGGGGCGCATGACACTGGGGGATCACTCCGAACTGCGAGGCGACCGCTGA